The nucleotide sequence CACGCCGGAAACTTTCGTGAGAATGGAAGTGTCTTCATTCACAATCGCCGCCTTGATCGTTTTCGGGCTGGCAATCGCCAGGATGCTCGAAGCGGCTTTAGGTCCGATACCGGAAATAGAAATCAAAAGCTCAAACATCTCCTGCTCTTCTTCAGTCAAAAATCCAAACAGCGCCAGCACATCTTCACGCACATGAGTATAAATAAACAGCTCGACACTCTCCGTCCCGGCAATTTTCGCCAAAGAATAACTATTCATCTGGACCTTATACCCAATATCATGCACATCTAAAATGACATAGTTTTCCCTGATAGTATCAATTTTTCCCTTAATTTTTCCAATCATAATTATTCCGTGTCATCCTCGCCCCCGTTTTCACGAGGATAAACTCCGGCGGGGATCCAGTCTCACAGCCCTTGATTTATACACAAAACTATCACACTTACAGAGATAGTGAAGAAAGTTTTATACTCTACATTATATACGACCCAGCCAAAAATTGCACGCCCAAAAGAAAAAGGGAAGCACAGTTATATGCACTTCCCTTTTCAAGTATCTATTATTTAAGTATCTATTATTTTTTGTGAGCTACAAAAATGATCTGCTCACTATTTTCATCGTATGGACTACCCCACCAATTGCCATAAGCCTCACAAGACACAAACCCGGCGTCAAGACACCAATCGACAAACTCATCTTTTTCAAAAACTCTGACCGAATAATCCTTTCTCACTAGTGTTCCGTCGGGCCTGATAATAATCCAGGCTCCGTCCATTCTTTTGGTTATGGCACTATACCGATCAATGATTTGTAGTTGATTTCCCGATATAAGTTTCCTAATCTCGTTTTCCTTGTACTTCCCTGCCCGCACTCGCGACAGATTGACGTCGGTTTCCATTAAAAATTTTCCACCGGGCTTCAGTGCCCTAAAAAAATTTCGTAAAACTTCCCGATTGTCACTGTCAGTCTCGAAGAAACCAAAGGAGTAACACATATTGATTATGTGATCAAACTGGTTGAAATAAGCGATATCTAGCATACTTTCTTTCCTGAAATCAACTGCAATTCCCAGCTCCCTTAAACGATCAATCGCATTTTTAAGATGCGTCGCATTAATATCAATACCGACAATAGCATAGCCCCTCTTTGCCAATTCAATGCTGTGCCTGCCATAGCCACAAGGAATATCCAAGATTCTTTCGCCACCGGTCATGCCCAACAATCTGACAACACCATCAACATCTTCCTCTGTTCGTTCTACAATCGTTCTATTTTTATCTTCCAAATATCCTTCCTTGGAATTATCCCCCTCCATGTAAAATTCACCAAAAAAATCATACTTTTCATCCCACCAATCAGAATCGATTTCATTTTTCATAATACCCTCCTCCTTGATTTAATTGATAAATAACTCTGTTAAATATTCAACTAGCCTATCTAATTTTCAATTTAACTGCTTATTGTATCCCAAAAACCCAAATCTGTCACTACTTAGGTCAAGAGATATGTGAATATTGACAATATATGGCTTATTTGATATACTAATACTAACGACCCTTTCTTCGTCACGCCATAGTCACAAGTACTCTTGGGACGAAGGCGGACTGAGTCACGCCATAGCTTAAGTAAAGGCGGACTGCGCCACGCCGTAGCCCAAGCGAAGGCGGACTGCGCCACGCCGTAGCCCAAGCGAAGACGGGTATAGTCCAATAAACCACCAAATTCATGCTCCAAGACAACCTCCAAAAAATCGGCCTAGACAAGAAAGAAAGCCAAGTCTATCTGGCGCTTTTGGAGTTGGGTAGCGCCAATATCGGGCAGATTGCCAAAAAATCCGCCGTTAAACGGACAACGGTCTATGATATTTTAGATTCCTTGAAAGAAAAAGGCCTATTAGGTCAGACTAAAAGCAAGAATCACACGCTCTTTTTCGCCGAAAACCCAGAAAAATTGGAACGACAGATCGAAGAAAAGAAAAAAATTATCCTAAAAGTGATGCCAGAACTTCTTTCCATCGCCAACCGATTGGAGAAAAAGCCTAAAATCAAGTTTTTTGAAGGAAAAGCTGGCATCAAAGAAGTTTATGAGGACACTCTGAAATATCCCGACCAAGAAATTTTAGCTTGGGCAACGGACGACGCGTTGAAATATTTCGACGCGCAGTATCTGTGGCATGAATATGTCCCCGCTCGGATAAAAAATCGCATTTGGGAGCGCACAATTGCGCCAAACAATGAACAAATGCGCCACGTCAAATCCTATGACCAAAAACACCTGCGCCAGATCCGCTTCGCGCCGGAAAACGAAACGCTCTTTGAAGTAGAAATTAATCTCTACGGCAAAAAACTGATCGGCATCATGGCCTTCGAAGAACAGATCGGCCTCATCATTGAAAGCGAAAAAATCTTCAACACTTTGAAAAGTATTTTTGAAATCAATTGGAAGGCGTTGGAGAAATAACCCAAAACGTGCATTTTTTGTTATGCTTGGTATAATAAAACGTAATAAAAAAATTTATGATAAAAAATGAAAAGCAACCTGCTATACCCAATGAAAGGATAATGAGCCAGATCTATTTCATCCGCGGGGAAAAAGTGATGTTTGACCGCGATTTAGCCGAGCTTTATGGCGTGGAAACTAGATTGCTTAAACAGGCAGTAAAAAGAAACTTGGATCGATTTCCCGCAGACTTCATGTTTCAACTAAATAAAAAAGAACTTGAAATTTGGAGATCACAAATTGTGATGTCCAAAAGTGATAAGCAAGGATTAAGATGGCTGCCAATTGTTTTCACCGAACAAGGCGTAGCGATGCTTTCGGCAGTTTTGAAAAGTAAGCGCGCCGTAGCAGTTAGCATCCAAATAGTACGGACATTCGTGAAGTTGCGAGAAATTCTTTCTACCCACAAGCAACTACGCGAAAAAGTTGAGCTGATGGAGGATAAGTATGACAAAAGTTTTAAGGTAGTTTTTCAAATGATTGCACAACTGATGAAGGAAGACGCGGAGCCGAAGAAACGTATTGGATTTTAACTATTTTCAAAAATTTTATGGAAACCCCCAAACCCGAAAAACTCATCCTTATCGACGGTAATGCTATCATCCATCGATCATACCACGCTCTCCCGCCGTTCACCACCAAAAATGGCGAGCTAGTGAATGCAGTTTATGGATTTGCCTCAACTTTGCTTTCCATCATTGCCAAGTTCGAGCCGAAATATATCATAGCCACTTTTGATTTGGCCGGACCGACTTTTCGCCACATTGAATATGCGGAGTATAAGGCGACGCGCGCGAAAGCGGATGATGCGCTTTATGCGCAGATTCCTCGCGTCAAGGAAGTGACCGAGGCGTTTGGTATTCCGATTTATGCTGTCGCCGGCTTTGAAGCGGATGATGTGATTGGAACACTCGCAAAACAAGCGAGGGAAAACTCTCGGGAGCTAGAGACTATTATCGTCACGGGCGATATGGACACATTGCAATTAGTCGATGATGTGACTTCGGTGTACACGATGCGCCGGGGACTGACTGACGCCGTGCTCTATGGCAAGGCGGAAATTTTTGAACGCTTC is from Parcubacteria group bacterium and encodes:
- the ruvA gene encoding Holliday junction branch migration protein RuvA; its protein translation is MIGKIKGKIDTIRENYVILDVHDIGYKVQMNSYSLAKIAGTESVELFIYTHVREDVLALFGFLTEEEQEMFELLISISGIGPKAASSILAIASPKTIKAAIVNEDTSILTKVSGVGKKTAGRVILELKNKVGTISQGDQDETTGDSQSIEALMAMGYSAYEAREALKSVSGDVKDIGKRVGMALKNIGRK
- a CDS encoding methyltransferase domain-containing protein, whose protein sequence is MKNEIDSDWWDEKYDFFGEFYMEGDNSKEGYLEDKNRTIVERTEEDVDGVVRLLGMTGGERILDIPCGYGRHSIELAKRGYAIVGIDINATHLKNAIDRLRELGIAVDFRKESMLDIAYFNQFDHIINMCYSFGFFETDSDNREVLRNFFRALKPGGKFLMETDVNLSRVRAGKYKENEIRKLISGNQLQIIDRYSAITKRMDGAWIIIRPDGTLVRKDYSVRVFEKDEFVDWCLDAGFVSCEAYGNWWGSPYDENSEQIIFVAHKK
- a CDS encoding helix-turn-helix domain-containing protein, producing MLQDNLQKIGLDKKESQVYLALLELGSANIGQIAKKSAVKRTTVYDILDSLKEKGLLGQTKSKNHTLFFAENPEKLERQIEEKKKIILKVMPELLSIANRLEKKPKIKFFEGKAGIKEVYEDTLKYPDQEILAWATDDALKYFDAQYLWHEYVPARIKNRIWERTIAPNNEQMRHVKSYDQKHLRQIRFAPENETLFEVEINLYGKKLIGIMAFEEQIGLIIESEKIFNTLKSIFEINWKALEK
- a CDS encoding ORF6N domain-containing protein, producing the protein MIKNEKQPAIPNERIMSQIYFIRGEKVMFDRDLAELYGVETRLLKQAVKRNLDRFPADFMFQLNKKELEIWRSQIVMSKSDKQGLRWLPIVFTEQGVAMLSAVLKSKRAVAVSIQIVRTFVKLREILSTHKQLREKVELMEDKYDKSFKVVFQMIAQLMKEDAEPKKRIGF